CGCCATAGGCGGGAATTCCCCTCGCTTCCATTTCCTCCACCACCCGTTGCGTCAGCGCCTGGTTGGCAATGCAGATCACGGCCTCGGCACCAACGGCGTGAACCGCGCCATAGGCCAATTGCACCAGGTCGGGCTTGCCCCGCACGTCGGTATCCCAGATGACGGCCGTGGGCTGGGCTTGCAGAATTTCGTCAACCAGTTCATCCCCATAGGTTTTCCTCGGGCTACGGGTGGACCAGATCAACTGGATCGGCACCTGGGCTGCCAGCAAATGCGGCATCACCGGGCCGATCCCGCTGCCAGTGGCGATGTACACCACGGACTTAAACAGCGTTTCGATATTCGCCACACCCGCGGTGGTGATCCCCTTGACCCATACATGGGAAGGCATCTGCTCGATGTAACGTCCCGTCCAGTCACCGGCACGCGAAACAATCAAGCGAAAACCCGGCTGTCCTGGTGTGGGGATGTTGGCGAACGAATGCCACTCCAGCAGCGGCTGCAGGCTAAGGGCGGTGGATGATCCGGGAAACGGCCTGGTATGCGCTAACGTGGTGATCACCGCATGCCTGGACGGGCGCAGGTGTTCGACGGGGACTTTGCGCAAGCGTAACCAGGGCAAAGCGATGCTCAGTGTCAGCAACAGCATCATCCAGAATGAGCCAGCCTGCATCAGGCCGTGGAGCAACCCACCCTGCGGGTCGCCTTGCGCCACAGACATCAGGGTCAGCGCCCAGAACAGCAACAGCGCCGCCCAGCCGGCAAACCGGTGCACACGCTCGAAACCATTATGAAAGCGCCCACGAATCCAGGGCTGGGCCATGATCACCATCAACAGCAGCAGGCCCAGCAGCGCACTGCTGACCAATAGCCAAGCAAATGAAACACTCGAGGGCTGCTGCCAGTAACGCCCGCCCTGAAGTGCAACCATGACCGCGAACCACCCGGTCGCCGCCAGCGCTGCGCCACTGTGCAGCCCGCCCAGGTGATAGACCTTGGCCGCCCTGCGGCGGATCCATAACGGCCAACCCGCCGGTACCCGTGTGGCCAGCCAAAACAGCAGATTGATCACGTACTGCTGGCGGATCAGGATCGCCAGGGACAGGTTGATCAACACCATTGTCGACAGCGTCTGGACCTCAACAGCCGGCCGGGCCAGGCCAAACACCGCAAACAACCCATTGGCAGCGAGCACCATCACTACCAGGCAGTTGTACTGGGAGAACATCGGCAATGAAGACCAGCGTCGCCACACCACAGGTTTGCGGGGCACCACGGTTTTTGTCAGCGCATCAATCATCAGCGGCCCCACACTGCGCAAGCGCAAGCGGCGCCACGCAACGGTCACGGGCCAATTGCAGGAGCAGTGCCTTATCGATCTTGCCCCGGGAAGTGAGTGCAAACCGCTCCACGGCGAAGATCTGCGACGGCACGCAGTAATAGGGCAAGCGTTGCTCACACTGCCGCCTTGCTGCCTCGATGTCCGCACTGGCCGGGGTTACGAAAGCCACCAGGGTTCTGCTGTCGAGCTTCAGCGTAACGGCCCGGGCGCACGCGTCGCACGACTCCAGCGCCGTCGAGACCGCATCCAACTCAACACGAAACCCACGCACCTTTACCTGGTCGTCGACACGCCCCCGGTGTTCAAGCTGGCCATCGGCGGTCCAGCACCCCAGGTCACGGGTGCGAAACATCATCGCGCCTGCCCCCATGAACGGGTCCGGGCGGTAGCGCTCGGCCGTCAGTTCGGGATTATTCAGGTAGCCCGCGCTCACACCGGCACCGCCGGCCCACATTTCGCCGACCTCACCCATCCGGCAGGGGCGGCCCTGCTCGTCCAGGATATAGACGGTGTTGTTGGGGGTCGGCGTGCCAATGGTCAACAGCCGGCCCGGGGTATGGCGGTGCAAGGTATTGACGATGGTGGTTTCGGTAGGACCGCAACCGTTATAGAAGCGGCAGTGGGAACTCCAGGTATCCGCCAAAGCCTGGGAGCAAGGCTCTCCGGCCACGGCGACCACTTCCAGCGCGGGGCACTCCCGCGGATCAAGGGTGGCAAGGATCGACGGTGTGGCGATCAATACCTGGCACTCGCGGGCCGTCTGGCGAATGTCCTTGCCGCGAATCAATAACGTCGCGCCGTGTGCCAGGCAGCCGAGGATTTCCCAGGCTGCCATGTCGAATCCGATGTTGAGAATCTGCCCCACCTTCATGCCTGGTGCCATGCCCAATCGGCCGGGTTCGGTGAGCGCGATGTTGCACACATTACGATGGCTGATTTGTACGCCGTTGGGTCGTCCCGTGGTGCCTGAGGTAAAAAGCACAAAGCACAGGTCGTCGGGCTCAGGCGCGATAAACGCCCTGTCATTGGCCTCGCCCACGTGCGGTGTCTCGTCAAGGAATTCGTCCAGGCACAGGCAACGGTGCTCCGGCGCCAGCGGGACGCGGGCTCTCCACGCAGACAAGGTCAGTACCACGGGGCTCGACAACGACTCAAGGATCATCGCCAATTGCACCGGCGGCGCGATTCTGACGTCCTGCGGCACATAAGCCGCCCCCACTTTCAAAACGGCCAGCAGGCCCACCAGCATCGGAATCGAACGCTCGACAAACAACGCCACGGTGTCGCCACGCCTGACGCCCAGCTCGACCAAATGCACCGCCAGCCGATTGGCCTGGCGGTTCAACTGCTCATAACTGATGTGCTGGCCGGCCCATTTGGCGGCCGTGGCCTGGGGTGTCAAGGCCGCGTGAGCCTCGATGGCGTGGTGTACCAGCGTGTAGGCCGGCCGCGCCGAAGGCCCTGTGCCCCACTGCTCGAAAAGATCACGTTGCCTGTCAGGCAAATGGGCAAGTCCTTGCCGGGAAAAGCATCTTGTTTGTGTTGTTAATGACTTCATGCATCCACCCTCTGCTGTCCACTGCCCGGCGATGGCCTTGCAGGTACGAGGGTTGATTGAGGGGCACGCGAGTCATTACACACCGCCGAGTGATGCAGATATTACTGATACCCAATCGTCCAGTTTCTTTCTTTCATTAATGGAATAACCTACAACGACCGGCGTCTTCCTAAGCACAGCCCAGTGCCAATGATGAGAAGCCGCAGGACACCCCATGCACGAACTTGACGAACAGTTACGTGAACTCATCCCCAGGTTGCGGCGATTTGCTGTGTCGTTGACGCGTAACAGCAGCAGCGCCGACGACCTTGTACAGGCCAGCCTTGAACGCGCGATCATCAGTTGGGCTGACAAACGCCTTGAAGGCGACTTGCGCGCCTGGCTGTTCTCGATCCTCTACCGGCAGTTTCTCGACGCCCATCGGCGTTCCCGGCGTTACACGCGCATGTTGGAGTTTTTCACTGGCCGCGATGATTCGCAGCCATCGGTCGAACGCACCGTCATCGCACAATCGACCCTGCAGGCCTTCGACAAATTGAACACCGAACAACGCGCGCTGCTGCTGTGGGTGTCGGTGGAAGGCTTGAGTTACAAAGAAGTCGCCGACATCCTTGAGGTGCCGGTGGGCACCGTGATGTCTCGCCTGTCACGTGCGCGCCAGGCCCTGCGCCAGGTAAGCGACGGCGAAATCACCAGCCCTGCCCTGCGGATACTCAAATGATCAGCCTGCCCCCCAGCGAACGCGATTTGCATGCCTACGTCGATCACCAGCTTCTGGACGTCGACCGCCGCCAGCTCGACACCTGGCTGGCGGCCCACCCGGAGGTCGCCGCCCAGGTGCACGCCTGGCAACAGGATGCGCAGCACCTAAGAGCGTCCTTGAGCGGCGTGCTGCAACAGCCGGCCAACCCCGAGCTGGACCCGACCTTGATCCGTCAACGCATCAAGCGCCAATCACGCCGTCACCTCGCAAGCGCCGCCGTGCTGTTGGTCGCCGTCAGTGTTGGCGGCCTTGGCGGCTGGCACGCCCGGCAAGCGACGCTTGCCGGGGCTGTGCTGCCGATGGCCGACGCCATGCAGGCCTACCGTCTGTTTGCCCAGGACGGCATCCTGCCCGCCGATTACCGCGTACAAGGCGACGGCGACATGCAAGGCTGGCTCGACCGTTACTTCAACCAGGCCTACCGCCTGCCGGACCTGAGCCAGGCCGGGTTCAAGGCGGTCAGCGGGCGCCTGTTGAGCACCGAACAAGGCGCAGCGGCCATGGTGCTGTATGAAGACCCGCAAGGGCGGCGCATCAGTTTCTACATTCGCCCGCCGGGCCCGGAAAACAAACTTCTGCCCCGCGGCAGCCGCAGCGCCGACGGGCTGCAGGCCGAGTACTGGTCGGGCGCGGGCTATAACTATGCGATGGTCAGCCCGCAAGACCCATCCACCACACACATGCTCAAGCAGACGATGCGGTTCTAAAAGCCAACATCCAGCACCACGTTATCCAGGTAGGTGCCTGCCGGTGGCGTGGCCTGGTTGGTATAGATCGCCGCGTTGAAGTTGAACACCTGGCTGCCGGTGCCCAGGCCATTTCCGGGGTTCACTTCAGCCGTGGAGCTGGCGCGCCGCGCGGTGCTCACACTGCCCCAGCGCGTGGTGGTGGCGCTTTTGAAAATATCGTAATTGAGGAAGTTGCTCCCCGAGATCATCCGCCGCTGCCCACCCACGCTCACCGGGTTCTGGCCGTCGCTGATGCCCACGGTGTAGGCGCTGCCCTTGGTGCAGGCAATGCTGGCTTGCCCGGTCACGGGGGCAAAACCGCTGATCACCGGGGCGCTGCCAAAGGCGATATTCGGTGCGGTGATGGTGCAGTCGTTAGCCACCGTCACGCTGACGGTCAGGGTGGTGGTGCCGCTGCTGATGTCCCGCCCCAAACAAATGCCGCCAATGCCAATACCCGAGCAATAGTTCCAGTTCCAGAAAATACTCAAGGTCTCGCTATAGGTGCCTGCTGCCACGTTACTGCCGATAGTCGTGCTCATGTAAAGCGGCAAGGTTTTGGTGCCCGGCCCGGAAATCAGCCCGGCTGTTTGTGCGATGCCGCCAGGGCCGCCAAAGTCAAATACGGTGCCCCGGGCCATCGGAAAGCTGGTGGTGTTGTTGGCATACACCGTATAGCTGATCACATCACCGCTCGGCCCCACCATGCCGCCTTGCGAGGAGCCGGTGATGGTGGCGTAGAAGTGGTCGGTGGAGGCCAGTAGCGAAATCAGGGCCGAGGTGCAGTTCAAGCCGCCAGAGTTGGTCGAGCTGGTCTGTGCGGTGGTGCGCACACTTATCGAGCTCACCGCCGTGCCAAAGCTTGCAGGTACGGTCGCTCCCACCGAACACAAGGCTTGTGCCTGCTGCACGAAAGCCAGGCTCACCATCACCAGCACTGCAAACACCCATTCCTTGCCCCGCACACCCACACTCCTTATGTCATTGGCAAACCAGCGGCCCGATCAGCGGCACCTGCTCCTCGTTGGTATCCAGGTCGAACGTTGCCTGGCAGGTACGACCCTCACCCAGGGTGACCTGCAAGGTGTTGTGGGCCGCCAGGTTCTCCAGGTACACCAGGCCATCCCACCCCACCACCGCTCGCGCCCCGGTTTGCTCATGGCGTACCTGGCTGCCCAGGGGCAAGTCCTGATGCTGGGCGTCTACCAGAGTGATACTGGCCGCGATCACCCGGCGCACCGGGAACTCCAGCAAGTAGCCGCTGCCGCGACGCACCGCCACGCGCTGTTCGACATTCGGGGTCTGCACGTTGACCGGCAGGTTCAACGGGTCGATTTCGTACTTGCCCCGGTAGTAGGCACTGCTCCACGGCACCAGCAGGTGCCCGTTGCGGTCGGTTTCACCCACCCGCTGGTTTTCGTAGAGCACCGGTACCCCGGCGTACCCGTCGGTGCTCACCACCACGAAGGCATCATTGACCCGGTTGGCCGCGAACACTTGGTTGTCCATCCACACCAACGAGCCGCTGGCGTCCGCCCAACGGGTCTCGGCGTCACTGCTGCCGTAGACGCCTGCCTGCAACTGCACCGACTGCATGCGCCAGGTCAGGTCGGCCTGGCGATAGGCTGGCCCGTCGCCACTGGCGTAACCCAGGTTGTAGCCCACCCCGCCCTCGGACGGTACCGAGCGGCTGTAGTTGACGCGCTGGCGGCTCTCGCCAGCCTGGCTGCGCTCATTACTCAGGGCCAGGCTGCCGTAGATGTCGAACGGCACCACTAATTGCGCTTGCACGGCCCAGTTGCTGTCGCCGATCTCGCGGTTAGCCGACAGGTAAAAACTGGTGTTGCGCCACAACTGCTTGCTCCACGTGAGGTTCAACAACCGGGTGCGGGAGTCATCGGCCGCCTGTACATCAAAATAACCGGCGCCGATGCTGCCAAAGTCGTTGAGGTTCAGGCTCAGGGTCACCTGCTCGCTGCGCTTGCTGAGGCTGGCGTAAGGCGTGTCTACCAGGGTCAGGTCGGCGTACTGGTCGCGCCGCTCAACTCGCTGGTAAGACAGGCTGTAGCGCTGGTTGCTGTATTGATAACCGAAGCTCAGTTGCTGGCCACTCTCGTTGCCGAACTGGCTTTGGCTGAGGGCCGTATTGAGCACCCCGTAGTTGCCCAGCCGCACGTTGCCGCCCAGCCCACCCAGGGTCAGGTCGCCCGAGGCCTCGGCGTGGCTTTCCAGGGTGAAGGAGTCCGACACCCCGTAGCGGAACGTGCCGCTGGCCACGCCCGGCCCGTAGCCAAAATCCCGAATGGTGTAGTCCCGCCGCAAATTGCCGGCCGCCACCGAAAAGTCCGACAAGCCTTTTTGCAGCAACGTACTGGTGACGTAGAACGGTACGGTGGTTGAAACCTGCCGGCCCAATGCATCGGTGGTGACCACCACGGCTTCGCCAGCACCGTTGATAAACGGTACGTTGGTCAAGGTGTAGGGGCCCGGCTGCAGGTCGGCACTGCTGGACTTGTACCCGTTGATAAACAGGTCTACCGACGACGGTACCGCCGCCTCGCCGGCAAACTGTGGCAAGGGGTAGGTCACCAGGTCCGGGCGAACACCGAAGTCCCGCGACACTTGCACCCCGCCCAGGCGCACCGAACTGCTCCACGGCAACGCGCCGCTGATCACGTCGCCCGCCTCATACGTCAGCAGGCGTTCATCGTCGGAAAAGCGCCAGGTGGTGTCATAGCGCCGATAGCCGTTGTCCAGGGTGCTGCCGCTGGTTTGACCGCCAAAGGTGGTGCGGTATTGGCCGGTATTGGACAGCGTGCCCCACGTATCGAACAGCCGCACTTCGTTGAAGATACCCAGGTAGGTGCCAGCATCATCCGTGTCATTGAGGTAGGCATCGTAGTTGAGCAGCGCCCCAAAACTGGTGAGTGCCTGGGTGCGCGGGTAGTTATCGCGGTTGCCGATGAACTGCTCCGGCAACCACGCCGGCGGTACCGTCAGCATCAGGCGCTGGCCCTGGCTGTCATAATCGGTATGCAGGCCGGGAACGTGGTCCAGTGCGACCTCGGTGGTGATGTCGGCCGGCAGTTTCATGCCCACGTCCCGTAACGTTGCCGCAGGCAGAAACAGGCCGCCGCCGCGTTGATCAACGGCGACCACGCGGCCAGTGTCCAACTGGTTGACCACCAGTTCCAGGAACAACTGTGCATCGGCTACAGCCTCCATACTGCTGGGGGGCGGCGGCAACGTCGCGGCCACGCCAACCGGCGCAAGCGCCAGGCCAGACAGCCCACCCACCACCCACACCGATCGCCACAGACTACGAGCCCGATCTTGGCTCACCAAGGCATTGTGTCCATCAATGGACATCTCCATCCGTTAAGACCAAGGGCTACTCCATGCCCTATTCCGTTGCGCTACCGTGCGGGTGCGAGATTCTCCAGTTGCGTTGCGCCATTGACTCGCACTTGTAACGGTTGATCGGCCTGCACGCCCTCAGGTACCGGCCAGCGCATGGTTGCGCCCGGCAGCACGTAGCCCAGAAGGCCATCCACCAGTGGCCGGGTTTGCCCACCCTGCTTGAACGCCACATCGGTAAGCCGTGCATGCACGGCGCCCTGGTTGCGCATCTCCACATAGTTGCGCCCGGCCACCGTGACCTTCTTCCAGCTCAGGTCGGGCTTGCCCGCGCCCTTGGGGTCGCGCTGGCGAGTGGCGTCATCCTTGCTCCACAGGCCCGCGCCATACGCAAACAAGGGCACCGAATAACGCATCTGAAAACGGATGGCAGCGGCTGTCTTGCCATCGGCGGCAGGGGTTTCAGGGATCGCGGCAGGAATCTCGTCAATGATGATCCGGTAGGCCAGTTCCTGGCCTGGCGGTATTTCGCGGGTACGGGTCAAGCGCACCAGCTGCTTTTGCCCCGGTTCGATCTTCGCCACCGGCGGGCTGCCAATCACATCACGTTGGTTCTGGTACTGCTCGTCAAACCCGCCCTGGCTCCAGGCAAACACCCGGATTTGCAGGTTCGCGGTCTCTGTACCGCGGTTCTCCAACCACAAGGCGCTGGCCTGTTGGTCGGCCTCCAGCACCGGGTCAATGGGCCAGATCAGCACCGAGCTGGCGGCCTGGGCTTGTCCGGCGCCCAATCCCACCAAACCGATAAAACCCGCGACCCAATACCGCCGGGAAGCTGCAAACATAGATTCCACTCCTTATGCCAATCGCCTTACCAGGACAGCTGCACCTGCAGCACGTCGCTGTACGTCCCCCCAGGCTGATTACCCGGTAATACCACCCGGCCGTAGATCGGCAGGGTTATCGCGTTTGCGTTGCTGTAGGCCACGCTGACGCTCTGGCTGACCCCCAGGCTCTGACTCAGCGCCGCGTCTTGAAACAGTTGATACGCCACTTGGGCGCTGCCGCTATTGAGCTGCATGCGCCGGCCGCTGACGTTGTGCAAGCCGCCATCGACGCTCATGTTCAACGTGACCCCTGGCGTGCATTGCAGCGTTACCCCACTGCTCAACGCCACCGAGACCGTGCTGGTGGCCAGCGCCGAATACGTGCCGAACGCGAGGCTGCCGTAATTCGTCCCGCCGCCCACCACCAGGCATCCCGCGGCTATCGTCGCGCTGACCTGTAACGTCTGGCTGGTGACCGCCAGCAGCGACAACGGCAGACCCCAACCCACCATCACCAAAAGCGTCGTACAGCAGGCACGCCTCATGGTTTTAGAACGTCAACTGGACAGACACCGTGTCGGTGTAGGTGCCGGCCGGCAGTCCCGTCTTGCCCACGGCCTGGCCGTAGATATTCACGGTTTGCGCCAAGCCCGTGCTCGCGCCCACATTGATGGTGCCGTTGATCGCCAGGAGCGTCGAATGCCCGGAGTCGGTGTAGAAGTCATACGGCACGAAATTGGCCACGCCGTCATACAGCGCGCGGGAGCCGCCAGTGGATTGGCCGTCATGGGAGCCTGCACCCACGGTGATCACCGGCGAAGTGCCCGAAGAACACTGGATCGACAACGCGCCACCGCCACCGCCCAGCACTTGGCCGGTCGCCGTGGTGAACTGGCTGTTGGTGGTGCCGAAATTGATCGTACCGAAGTTCAAGCCCGTGGTGCCGGCGGCGCCATTGACCAGGCAGCTGTTGGTAAGGATCAGGGTGGAACTGATCTGCCCCGTGACGGTGGTCGCCGCCTGGGCGCCCGACACCCACGCCAGCGCGATTAATGGGAAAACTGCTTTCGATACAAGTGCATGCATGATGTCCATCCTCATGATTTACCAATCCAGAGTCACCGTCAGGGTGTCTGTGTAGATGCCGGCCGGTAGGGCCCTGGTATTCGCCACCACCGAGCCGAATACCGGGATCGGTACCTGTGCGCCCTTGGTCACGACGAAATTGCGTTGCTGGCCGATGCTGTAAGTGCGCAGGCCCGCGGAATCGGCCGACAGCCGATACGGAATGGTTTGCCGGCCGTTGCTCAGGCGCCGCGTGGTGCCGTCGCCGTGGGCGCCACCGTCGATTGTCACGGTGAAACTGCTCACCACCGAGGGATTGCACGACACCGCCAGGGCCGCCTTGTCGCCGTCACTGATGCCGGCACCCAGGCGGTTGTCCCACGTGGGCCCGTGGCTCCCAAAGTCGAGCAAGGCCGAGCCGCCGTCCGGGCTGACCGGCGCGCTGTCGGTGCCTTTGCTTACCTGGCAACTGGCGGTGATCACCAGCCGTGCATGAATCTGCCCGGCGACCGCCGCCTGGGCGTCATCGGCCAGCAGCAACAGGCCGCCCAGCGCCACGAAGGCCAAGCCGCGGCTTACCATGTCACCGTCACTTTGAGCAGGTCGGAATAACGCCCCACGGCCGGGATGTCCTTGAGCGGCTCGATGCGCCCGTAGAGGGGCAGGTCTACCGTGCCGGAGTCGGGCACGCGGCCACTCACCGGTACGTCCACCGCCAAGGGGATGCGGCGCGCGGCGTCGACATAAATACGATAGGGAATGGGTTTGATCGAAGGCGCCGTGGCGCCCAGGTAACGCACTTCGCCGACGCCGCCATGCAAGCCGCCGTCGACACGCATCTGATACGGCGTATCCGGGTTGCATTCCAGGCGTGGCTGGCGCTGGCTGATCAACGCGGCGCTCAACGGGCCTGCCGGGTCGTCCAGCCGGGAACCACTGCCAAAATCCAGCACGCCGAGTTGCTCGATGCCTGCGTCACGCGTGGTGCCGACCAATTGGCAACCGCGCTGCACGTCGATACGCACCTCCACCTGGAGCTGTGCACCATAAACCGTGTTGCAGAGCATCGCGCTCATGACTGCCAAGACTGCGTGTCCTTTCACTGCCCCAAATCCTTGTACAGGGGTGACTGCTGTGTATGAGGTTAGTCACTCAAGAGGAATCCGCCAGTCAGGTCATGCCGTTTCCAGAGAGCTCGCGGCGTACTTCTCTATTGGTCAAACCGCAATCGGCGCTCTAAAGTGAGCGACCACCGAAACACAGAGTGACAACCATTGGCTGCTTTACCGCCCCTGCTTAAACGGTTGCTGGGTAAACCTGCAGCGCCCGTTGCCGACCCCGGCATCACGGCATTTTTTTTGGGCAAGGCCCGGCAACAGGGCTACACCCTCAGCCCCAGCCAGTTACAGGTCATCGAGACCATGGCCCGGCAAGCCGCACACCTGCTGGCCGGGTGCCCTACCCGCAGCCTGTACCTGTACGGCGCCGTCGGTCGGGGCAAAAGCTGGTTGCTCGATGGTTTTTTCCAGGCACTGCCGCTTGCCGAGAAACAACGCGTGCACTTCCACGATTTTTTCGCCCGGCTGCACCAGGGCATGTTCAGCCATCGCCAGCAGCGCGATGCCCTGGCCGTGACCCTGGATGAGCTGCTCGATGGCTGTCGCGTGCTGTGCTTCGATGAGTTTCATGTCCACGACATCGGCGATGCGATGCTCATCAGCCGCTTGTTCAAGGCGCTGTTCCGGCGTGGCGTGCTGGTATTGGTGACCTCCAACTACCCGCCCGCCGGGTTGTTGCCGAACCCGTTGTACCACCAACGCTTCAAGCCGGTCATCGAGCTGATCAGTGCGCGCATGGACGTGATGGAAGTCAGCGCGCCCCAGGATTATCGTGGCCTGGCCCAGGCCCATGGCGATCAGCGTTTCACCGCTGGGCAGTTCGTCTGGCCGGGTACGCCTGCGCAACGCGAAGCCTTGGGGCTGCGGTCAGCGGGTCACGCCGCTATAAGCCTGGCCGTCGGCGCCCGGCAACTGACCGCCCGCTGGCATCAGGGCCGCTGCATCGCCTTCACCTTCGGCGACCTGTGCGACCAACCGACCGCCGTCATGGACTATTTGCAGCTGTGCCGCGACTACGATCGCTGGGTCATCGACGGTTTGCCCTGCCTGGCAGACAGCCCGATTGCCACCCAGCAACGGTTCATCAACCTGATAGATGTGCTTTACGACCAGGACAAACACTTGGTGCTGATCGGCGAGCAGCCGCTGGAAGAATCCCTCAGCGGCCAGGCAATTGACCTGGCACGCACCGCCAGCCGGCTGGGGCAGTTGCAGAAGATCGGCCCGCAACCCGCTATCATGAGCGCCATTCACGCCCCTATTGCCGAGTGACGCGCTGTTCATGGATACCCTTGCCCAACTCAAGGCCGGCCAATTGGCCGGTATCAAACGCCTGGACCTGCGCTGCGGGCTGACCGAGTTCCCCCGGGAAATCTTCGACCTGGCCGACTCCCTGGAAATCCTCAACCTCACCGGCAATGCCCTCAGCAGCCTGCCGGATGACCTGCACCGCCTGCCGCATTTGCGCGTGCTGTTCTGTTCGGAAAACGCCTTTACCGAATTGCCGGAATGCCTGGGCCAATGCGCGCAGTTGAGCATGATCGGCTTTAAGTCGAACCAGATCAGCCGCGTCCCTGCTGCTGCGTTACCGCCCCTGCTGCGCTGGCTGATC
This genomic window from Pseudomonas sp. Bout1 contains:
- a CDS encoding spore coat protein U domain-containing protein, translating into MVSRGLAFVALGGLLLLADDAQAAVAGQIHARLVITASCQVSKGTDSAPVSPDGGSALLDFGSHGPTWDNRLGAGISDGDKAALAVSCNPSVVSSFTVTIDGGAHGDGTTRRLSNGRQTIPYRLSADSAGLRTYSIGQQRNFVVTKGAQVPIPVFGSVVANTRALPAGIYTDTLTVTLDW
- a CDS encoding RNA polymerase sigma factor, whose amino-acid sequence is MHELDEQLRELIPRLRRFAVSLTRNSSSADDLVQASLERAIISWADKRLEGDLRAWLFSILYRQFLDAHRRSRRYTRMLEFFTGRDDSQPSVERTVIAQSTLQAFDKLNTEQRALLLWVSVEGLSYKEVADILEVPVGTVMSRLSRARQALRQVSDGEITSPALRILK
- a CDS encoding amino acid adenylation domain-containing protein, whose product is MKSLTTQTRCFSRQGLAHLPDRQRDLFEQWGTGPSARPAYTLVHHAIEAHAALTPQATAAKWAGQHISYEQLNRQANRLAVHLVELGVRRGDTVALFVERSIPMLVGLLAVLKVGAAYVPQDVRIAPPVQLAMILESLSSPVVLTLSAWRARVPLAPEHRCLCLDEFLDETPHVGEANDRAFIAPEPDDLCFVLFTSGTTGRPNGVQISHRNVCNIALTEPGRLGMAPGMKVGQILNIGFDMAAWEILGCLAHGATLLIRGKDIRQTARECQVLIATPSILATLDPRECPALEVVAVAGEPCSQALADTWSSHCRFYNGCGPTETTIVNTLHRHTPGRLLTIGTPTPNNTVYILDEQGRPCRMGEVGEMWAGGAGVSAGYLNNPELTAERYRPDPFMGAGAMMFRTRDLGCWTADGQLEHRGRVDDQVKVRGFRVELDAVSTALESCDACARAVTLKLDSRTLVAFVTPASADIEAARRQCEQRLPYYCVPSQIFAVERFALTSRGKIDKALLLQLARDRCVAPLALAQCGAADD
- a CDS encoding fimbria/pilus outer membrane usher protein, which codes for MEMSIDGHNALVSQDRARSLWRSVWVVGGLSGLALAPVGVAATLPPPPSSMEAVADAQLFLELVVNQLDTGRVVAVDQRGGGLFLPAATLRDVGMKLPADITTEVALDHVPGLHTDYDSQGQRLMLTVPPAWLPEQFIGNRDNYPRTQALTSFGALLNYDAYLNDTDDAGTYLGIFNEVRLFDTWGTLSNTGQYRTTFGGQTSGSTLDNGYRRYDTTWRFSDDERLLTYEAGDVISGALPWSSSVRLGGVQVSRDFGVRPDLVTYPLPQFAGEAAVPSSVDLFINGYKSSSADLQPGPYTLTNVPFINGAGEAVVVTTDALGRQVSTTVPFYVTSTLLQKGLSDFSVAAGNLRRDYTIRDFGYGPGVASGTFRYGVSDSFTLESHAEASGDLTLGGLGGNVRLGNYGVLNTALSQSQFGNESGQQLSFGYQYSNQRYSLSYQRVERRDQYADLTLVDTPYASLSKRSEQVTLSLNLNDFGSIGAGYFDVQAADDSRTRLLNLTWSKQLWRNTSFYLSANREIGDSNWAVQAQLVVPFDIYGSLALSNERSQAGESRQRVNYSRSVPSEGGVGYNLGYASGDGPAYRQADLTWRMQSVQLQAGVYGSSDAETRWADASGSLVWMDNQVFAANRVNDAFVVVSTDGYAGVPVLYENQRVGETDRNGHLLVPWSSAYYRGKYEIDPLNLPVNVQTPNVEQRVAVRRGSGYLLEFPVRRVIAASITLVDAQHQDLPLGSQVRHEQTGARAVVGWDGLVYLENLAAHNTLQVTLGEGRTCQATFDLDTNEEQVPLIGPLVCQ
- a CDS encoding spore coat U domain-containing protein, whose product is MRRACCTTLLVMVGWGLPLSLLAVTSQTLQVSATIAAGCLVVGGGTNYGSLAFGTYSALATSTVSVALSSGVTLQCTPGVTLNMSVDGGLHNVSGRRMQLNSGSAQVAYQLFQDAALSQSLGVSQSVSVAYSNANAITLPIYGRVVLPGNQPGGTYSDVLQVQLSW
- a CDS encoding spore coat U domain-containing protein, with the translated sequence MLCNTVYGAQLQVEVRIDVQRGCQLVGTTRDAGIEQLGVLDFGSGSRLDDPAGPLSAALISQRQPRLECNPDTPYQMRVDGGLHGGVGEVRYLGATAPSIKPIPYRIYVDAARRIPLAVDVPVSGRVPDSGTVDLPLYGRIEPLKDIPAVGRYSDLLKVTVTW
- a CDS encoding spore coat U domain-containing protein, with the translated sequence MVSLAFVQQAQALCSVGATVPASFGTAVSSISVRTTAQTSSTNSGGLNCTSALISLLASTDHFYATITGSSQGGMVGPSGDVISYTVYANNTTSFPMARGTVFDFGGPGGIAQTAGLISGPGTKTLPLYMSTTIGSNVAAGTYSETLSIFWNWNYCSGIGIGGICLGRDISSGTTTLTVSVTVANDCTITAPNIAFGSAPVISGFAPVTGQASIACTKGSAYTVGISDGQNPVSVGGQRRMISGSNFLNYDIFKSATTTRWGSVSTARRASSTAEVNPGNGLGTGSQVFNFNAAIYTNQATPPAGTYLDNVVLDVGF
- a CDS encoding spore coat U domain-containing protein, yielding MHALVSKAVFPLIALAWVSGAQAATTVTGQISSTLILTNSCLVNGAAGTTGLNFGTINFGTTNSQFTTATGQVLGGGGGALSIQCSSGTSPVITVGAGSHDGQSTGGSRALYDGVANFVPYDFYTDSGHSTLLAINGTINVGASTGLAQTVNIYGQAVGKTGLPAGTYTDTVSVQLTF
- a CDS encoding molecular chaperone — protein: MFAASRRYWVAGFIGLVGLGAGQAQAASSVLIWPIDPVLEADQQASALWLENRGTETANLQIRVFAWSQGGFDEQYQNQRDVIGSPPVAKIEPGQKQLVRLTRTREIPPGQELAYRIIIDEIPAAIPETPAADGKTAAAIRFQMRYSVPLFAYGAGLWSKDDATRQRDPKGAGKPDLSWKKVTVAGRNYVEMRNQGAVHARLTDVAFKQGGQTRPLVDGLLGYVLPGATMRWPVPEGVQADQPLQVRVNGATQLENLAPAR
- a CDS encoding anti-sigma factor, whose protein sequence is MISLPPSERDLHAYVDHQLLDVDRRQLDTWLAAHPEVAAQVHAWQQDAQHLRASLSGVLQQPANPELDPTLIRQRIKRQSRRHLASAAVLLVAVSVGGLGGWHARQATLAGAVLPMADAMQAYRLFAQDGILPADYRVQGDGDMQGWLDRYFNQAYRLPDLSQAGFKAVSGRLLSTEQGAAAMVLYEDPQGRRISFYIRPPGPENKLLPRGSRSADGLQAEYWSGAGYNYAMVSPQDPSTTHMLKQTMRF